The window ATCTTGAATAAACTACTATGCTCTAATTAATTAATTTGCCATTTTCTAACTAAAAAATGTCATGGTACGAATAATAAAAATGGCCATGCTACCTAAAATAAAATTACCTTGGTACAATTGATAAATTTTCAATGGTCTCAATACTAAAAATGCCATGCTACCTATAATAAAAATTTCACATGACAATTTTTAGGAATTTTGTTCTCTAAGAAAACACAGGGCTACTTTTGGCAAATTGTAAAAGGGTGCATGTCAAAGCTAGGGATTTTTTCCATAAAAAGATGGCAATTTTAGGAAATTTCGATGGGCACATGGCAAAAGTTAGGGATTGTAAAAACACAGCATGTTTTTGAAATTTATAAGTTGGCAGATGGCAAATTTAGGAGATTTGATCTTTAACAAAGATGGCATATGTAGCAAATGCATTTGGCACATGGTAAAACTATGAGATTTGGACTTTGAAAAAAGTTGGCCAATTTAGTATTTTTGCCACGTCTTCAATAAAAAAAGTATGCCCCCATAATATTCATATTAATTTTTTTTGCCATGATGTTGTAACACTGGACGTTTTCAAAGTTGTTTAAAAATTTATCATGTTCTAGAGATCACAATTCTCCCCTAAAATTGCCATGCAATTAGTTCAATAATTTTTACATAAAAAATACCTTGTCCTATAAAATTCTTTTTGATAATTTTCCCTTGTAACTATTGCAACCTGTAATTTTTGCCATGATGTAGGAGATAAACTTTTTCTTAATTTCCATATGATTAGTCCTAATTTTTTCTCTTCTAAATTTTCCATGTTATAGTTCATAAATTTTCCATTTCACTTTTACAAATTTCTCTATTTTTTGTCGTGATGTAGTAAATTTGCAAAATTTCTTAAGGGGCAGATTTATCTATAACTTGCCATGGCAACATTTATCACACGTGTGCAAACAACACAACAATCCTAGGGGAATCATCTTCCACAACACATACACATGATCAAATTACTGTAGCTAACAAACAGTATATGAAGAATAACATCAATATAGCTGCATCCCTCTAGCACATCAAAGGGCACACAACACTATACTACAAGATCTCTTTGACACGAACTAATTGCACACTGGTGTTTCAGGAGTGATGCCAATGAGAAATTCATGCAACCAAACACGATGAGCAGTGGCCTGACCTATGGGGATGATGAAGACGGGCCCAAGCCTGAAGCTGGAGGGGATCACGCCTACCACCTATTCACGAGAGCATCCCAGACTGGGTCGCCGGTGAGGAGTATCGTGGTCGCGCCCTCCTCCAGCCGGAGCTCTTCCCCATGGTTGTGAATGGATGAGGAATAGAGATCAGTGGACATCGGCTGGGCACGTCCATTTCATCTACGAGCGTTCCCAGATAGACAACTCAAGAGCGAACGGTTTTTTCTGACGTGGCTACTTAGCGTGCATCAAGATTGGTGCCCTGGATCTGATGACCCTATAGTCGTTCTCTGGGAGGAGCCAGAAATCTGACGTTCGCTACATATCATTTCTGAAAGAAAAATTGCCCTCTCTCTTCGATATATAGGCAATGCTAATGAGAACAACAAAACGTGGtccttaaaaacaaaacaacacgcCAGCAGCTTTGGTCGAAGTAATGGCAAAAGGCAACATATAGGCTAATGACAATCAACAGAGACACTGACCAGTAGCAAACaaattcaggaaggtgatttgtttGCTAGTAAGTAGTAAGTAGTAACACAACATGCATGCCAGCCGGTTGTATGGATGGGAAGGGCAATCGTGTGAGAATGTACCTAGCGCGCGCGTCTTGGCAAGGATCCCCTGCACGCGCAGCACCCCGCCGTAGTTGAACACCACGCCGCCCGCCGCCGTGACACGCGCCATCTCCTCCGGTCGGTCCAGCTGCATCCACGTATGAAGCTAAAATTTGTCCGGCCGACCAAAGCAGAGAAATACTCCTACATACACTTGACACATTTAATCTCACCCTATGGTCCTGGGAGAGCGGGACAGCACGGCCGGCGCGGCAGAGCACGGCGCCGGAGTCGCCGCAGTTGGCCACGATGATGCGGCCCAGGACCAAGAGCGCCACCACGGCCGTGGACCCACCTATGGTGCCCCGGGGCACCCCCGACGCCCCCAGCTTGTCCGTCCGCATGAAGCTTCGTGCCGGCGCGGCCTTCCAGGCGCGATGCTCCGCCTCTTCGTCCTGCTGGTTCTCCTTTCGGTAGGCTGCCGCCGCGCGGGCCAGCTCGTCCGCTAGGATTGCATGCATATGGTCCCTGCACAGCGCAGACACCTGCACCACAACACTCAAACCCGTCGAGTCGAGGTGGAGTTGGCACGGGTAAGATAGGGGTGTTAGACCTTTCAgcctgagcattgatagttgtggatgacactaggagagttgggacaattttcgttggtttatttctcacacaatgccataccaacccgaggggttggggatacatatttataggctgctggccagccaaggcatatgctaagatgctgccaagatgccagtctaagatgctagtctaagatgctagtctaagatgctagtctaagatgctagtctaagatgctaactgacagtccttgatggtcaagaacagaactctatcctaacagccagtccttgatggtacaggactttatcctcctaactgccacaaggaccatgtgctgcagccccacaaggaccctagtacacagacttatccatcattctccccctaagtcttgtacgtcgtcttgtgggagagttgaatcatcccaatcctggagcaaagttcgaggaacttgaccctcccaaggggcttgttgagcaggtctgcgagctgatccttggtgttgatgtagctcgcctcgatgctcccttcttccacacagctgcggatgaagtgatacctcagtcggatgtgcttgctccgttcgtggaacacggggttctttGCCAGGGCCAGGGCGGACTTGCTGTCCACCAGGAGCTGCACCGTTCTGGTGTCTTGAACGAGAAGATCACCAAGCAGTCGAGCAAGCCAGAGCGCCTGAGTACAGGCGGTGGAGGCCGCTATGTACTCAGCCTCACAGCTGGACAGGGCCTCCACCTGCTGCTTGACTGATTGCCAGCTCACGAGACACTTGCCGAGGAAGAGGAGGATCCCGCTCGTGCTCTTGCTGGTGTCGATGTCGCCGGCGTGGTCGCTGTCGCTGTACCCGACGAAGTGTGCCGCCCCAGGGCACCTAGGGTAATGGAGGCCGTGGTCGAGGGTCCCTGCTATGTAGCGGACGATCCTCTTCACTGCCTGCTGGTGTTCCGACGTTGGTCGCTCCATGAACCGACTGACATAGCCGACGGAGAATGCCAAGTCCGGCCATGTGTGAGTGAGGTAGCGAAGGCTCCCCACAAGGCGTCGGTACTGCGTAGCATCCACTTCCTCCGTCGTGCTGTCGCGACTTAGTTTCAGCCTCCcctccatcggagtgagagctggatggcagtcggtgaggagccccaggtcactcatctggaacgtggccttcatgtcttccttgaacgccgccacctctgcatctttggtgccggtgatcaccaggtcgtcaacgtagacgcccaccagcagggcatttcctccactcccccgtcggtagacggcagcctcatgcgggctctgctcgaaacccatcttcttcagcgtggagtccagcttggcgttccacgccatgggtgcctgccgcaggccatagagagccttgcgCAGGCGGAGCACCTTGCCCTCCTGGCCGGGAATCGTAAACCCCGGTGGCTGATGCACGTAGACTTCCTCCTTCAAGTCGCCATTGAGGAATGCCGACTTAACGTCCATGTGGTGGACACGCCAGCCCTCCTGGGCAGCCAGCGCAAGGAGAAGTCGCACGGACTCCATCCGTGCCACGGGAGCGAAAGCGTCATTGAAGTCGACTCCTTCCTGCTGCAAGAAGCCTcgggccaccaaacgagccttgtgcttgatgatggcgccggctccatccctcttcagcttgaacacccacttaagggTGATTGCGCAGTGACCTCGAGGGAGATCAGCAAGCTCCCATGTGCGGTTTTGCTCGACCGCATCCATCTCCAACTTCATCGCGGCGCGCCATGCCGCGTCTCTCTCGGCCTCTGCAAAGGACCGTGGTTCCCCGTCTTCACACACGAGCTGTAGCTGTGCCTCCAGGTCACGTGGCACCAGTCCTGGCaccggctggtcgccgagcacattATCCATCGTACGGTACCGCAGCGGTTCGCCTCCATACCATGCGTTGACCCGCTCCTCGTCGTGAGTGAGCGGGGAAGCGAACTTCATCGGGTTGTGCTCTGCATGAGCTGGTGCTGATGAAGACGAGCCCGGAGTGGCGACCGCCGGGGCTGGAGTATGCGGCATCGCCGGTTGTGGTGTCGTCGGTGTAGCAGGCGCCGGAGTCGATGTAGTTTTGGGGGCCGGGGTAGACGTGCCGATGAAGAGGAGCTGCTTGCTCCCCAGCTTCCTTGAAGTGAGCGTACTCGACAATGAAGTCGTCATACGTCGGCGtcgagccgtcgtccaccgccttgtcccATTGCCACCCTCGCCCTTCGTTGAACACGACGTCTCGCGCTGTGCGCACACGTTGTGTCTTTGGGTCGAGGATGCGGTAGGCCTTTGAGCCCTCCGCGTAGCCGATGAAGACTCCCGGAGTGCTCCTGTCGTCGAGCTTGCCGATGTGGCCGAGCTCCTTGGCGAACGCAAGGCAGCCAAAGACCCGCAAATGAGAGACCGCCGGCTTCCGCCCATGCCAGGCCTCGTACGGAGTTCTGTCGTCGAGTGCCTTAGTAGGAGAGCGGTTGAGGATGTAGACGGCCGTTAGCACCGCCTCTCCCCAGAAGACAGCCGGCATCCCTCTCTGCTTGAGGAGAGCCCGAGCCATCCCCACAACCGTCTGGTTGCGCCGCTCGACGACGCCGTTTTGCTGCGGGCTGTACGGCGCGGAGTAGTGGCGCTGGATGCCCTCATCGGCGCAGTACGACGCGAATTCAGCCGCCGTGAACTCGCCGCCGTTGTCAGTGCGCAACACGCGCAATTTGCGGCCGGTCTCCGCCTCCACACCAACCTGCGCGCGCCTGATGGCGTCCGCCGCTTCTCCCTTACTGCCGAGGATCATCACCCACATGTAGCGGGAGAGATCGTCGACGAGCAGCAGGAAGTAGTGTCGACCTCCTGGTGTGGCTGGCGTCACCGGGCCGCACAGGTCTCCGTGCACGAGCTCCAGCTTCTCCTTAGCCCGAAAACTCGCTTGTTGGGGAAAGGGGAGTCGTCTCTGCTTTGTCAGTACGCAGATGTcgcagaactgctccacatggtcgaggcatggcaggcctcgcaccatctccttggcacttagacgcttcagggcctcaaagtgaaggtgcccaaagcgctcatgccactgccacgcctcgtcgtctcgacggacagcgagacagaccggttgtgccacctgcacatcaaggacgtagagtcgattttcacctctgggcaccttggcgagaaggcgacgctggcgatcccagatgcgtaggaccccatgctcaatcagcacgcgtgagccgttctcatccagctgtcccaagatgatgatggaattccttagcgcggggatgtagtagacaccagtgagcagccggtgctctcccatcttggtggtgaagatgacggagccgaCGCCCTTTATCTCCACAGCGGAGGCATCCCCGAACTTGATGGAGCCTCGCGCATCGGAGTCGAGCTCGGCGAAGAATTCCCTTCGACCGGTCATGTGGTGGGTGGCGCCGGTGTCGAAGCACCACCCCGTAGCCTTGTCCTTACCGGAGCCATCGCCGAGAAGAGCATGTGCTTTTGGCTCATCGAGGTGGATGAAAGCCTTTGCGACTGGAGTCGCCGAGGGTAGCTCAATGCTTGCATGCTCCATGAACAGAgccgtctcctcctccttcgcctgtgcGACGTGAGCCTGGCCTTGTCGTGGTTGCCGACACTCATTGGCCCAATGGCCAAACCGGCCACAGTTGTGGCAACTGTTGTCTTGTGCCGGCCTGGGCTTGCCAGCGGCGCCGTCCTTGGCGCCTCCGCGGGCGTCACCTTCGGCACGTCCTTGTGCCCTGCCCGGGGGGCCTCTTCGCGCCTTACGCTGCTTGCCACGCTTGCGGCCGCCCGTCGAGGAGGAAGGCTCCCCCTTCTTCTTGTCACCAAGGCTGGGATCCCACTGCTCCCGAGTTAGGAGCAGCTTCCCGCCGGTGGTGACGGGCCCTGAGGGGGGCTGTGGCTCGTCGGTGTCGACGACCTTGAGTCGACCTATCGCCTCCTCGATCGTCATCGTGGAGAGGTCCAGCAACGACTCGATCGAGCGAGCCATCTGCTTGTACTTCTCGGGAATGCACCGAAAAAGCTTCTCGACAGCTCTCTCCTCGGTGTAGGTGGCATCGCCAAACTTCACCATCTTCTGCAGCAGAGTGTTGAGACGGAGAGCAAAGTCATCAACGTCCTCACCTGGCTTGAAGCCCAGGTTCTCCCACTCCTTACGAAGTGCCTGCAGGGTGGACTTGCGAGCACGGTCGCTGCCGATGCGTGCTGCG is drawn from Triticum dicoccoides isolate Atlit2015 ecotype Zavitan chromosome 4A, WEW_v2.0, whole genome shotgun sequence and contains these coding sequences:
- the LOC119288097 gene encoding probable protein phosphatase 2C 37: MEDKVSLRPSFFTWVDGSRMHFFAVFDGHGGPQVSALCRDHMHAILADELARAAAAYRKENQQDEEAEHRAWKAAPARSFMRTDKLGASGVPRGTIGGSTAVVALLVLGRIIVANCGDSGAVLCRAGRAVPLSQDHRLDRPEEMARVTAAGGVVFNYGGVLRVQGILAKTRALGHMLLKPEVICEPEITITARSEDDDFMILASDGLWDVMSNTVACRETLKCLEDKSTNAGTMVGHEEEVRCICATFHLTDLAFRMHSRDDICVVVIDLKIRG